A window of Ruania suaedae contains these coding sequences:
- a CDS encoding glycosyltransferase family 4 protein, whose product MPGALRRRRRARTSRPAHVVIIIQNLPLRLDRRVRNECSALLDAGYRVSVICPKEEPGEADRHEIDGVAVHSYQAPVGARGPLSYAREFVICWLQAARLSLRVNREAPFDVLQACNPPDTYWLLGALWKVRGRRFVFDQHDLCPEVFEARFGRRGPLYRALLWLERRTYRVADRVISPNPAYREVAEARGGVPRRRTAVVMSTPDAGRMRRGEDHPELRGTSDHLVCYVGIMGPQDGVGALLAAIDAYVHQLGRLDTRFALLGFGDSLEGLRGECSRLGLDRWVTFTGRVDHEELGRWLSSADVGVTPDPQNEFNHRSTMNKTLEYMAHEVAVVATDLRETRRCAAGAAVYVSGEDPAESARAIAELLDDPARRARMGRIGRARIETELAWALQARNYVRVFDALTATPAR is encoded by the coding sequence ATGCCCGGCGCGCTTCGCCGGCGCCGCCGCGCCCGCACCTCGCGACCGGCGCACGTCGTGATCATCATCCAGAACCTGCCGCTGCGACTCGACCGTCGGGTACGCAACGAGTGCTCGGCGCTGCTCGACGCCGGTTATCGGGTGAGCGTGATCTGCCCCAAGGAGGAGCCGGGCGAGGCCGACCGGCACGAGATCGACGGTGTCGCGGTGCACTCGTATCAGGCACCGGTCGGCGCCCGCGGACCACTCTCGTACGCGCGGGAGTTCGTCATCTGCTGGCTGCAGGCCGCGCGCCTGAGCCTGCGGGTGAACCGGGAGGCGCCCTTCGACGTGCTGCAGGCATGCAACCCGCCCGACACGTACTGGCTCCTGGGCGCGCTGTGGAAGGTGCGGGGCCGTAGGTTCGTCTTCGATCAGCACGACCTGTGCCCGGAGGTGTTCGAGGCGCGCTTCGGCAGGCGCGGCCCGCTGTACCGGGCGCTGCTCTGGCTCGAGCGCCGCACCTATCGCGTCGCCGACCGGGTGATCTCGCCCAACCCTGCCTACCGTGAGGTGGCCGAGGCACGAGGTGGGGTCCCGCGCCGCCGCACCGCCGTCGTGATGAGCACGCCGGACGCCGGGCGGATGCGTCGGGGCGAGGACCATCCTGAGCTGCGCGGTACCTCGGATCATCTTGTGTGCTATGTCGGGATCATGGGCCCTCAGGATGGCGTCGGAGCATTGCTCGCGGCGATCGACGCGTACGTCCACCAGCTCGGCCGTCTGGATACCCGGTTCGCCCTTCTCGGCTTCGGTGACAGCCTCGAGGGTCTGCGTGGTGAGTGTTCACGACTCGGTCTCGACCGCTGGGTGACCTTCACCGGTCGTGTGGACCACGAGGAGCTCGGGCGGTGGCTCTCCAGTGCGGACGTCGGTGTCACACCGGACCCGCAGAACGAGTTCAACCACCGATCGACGATGAACAAGACCCTGGAGTACATGGCCCACGAGGTCGCCGTGGTGGCGACCGACCTGCGCGAGACCAGGCGATGCGCCGCGGGTGCAGCTGTCTACGTGTCGGGGGAGGACCCGGCCGAGAGCGCGCGCGCGATCGCCGAGCTGCTCGATGATCCGGCTCGCCGTGCGCGGATGGGTCGCATCGGACGCGCTCGGATCGAGACCGAGCTGGCATGGGCACTCCAGGCGCGGAACTATGTGCGGGTCTTCGACGCGCTGACCGCGACGCCCGCGCGCTGA
- a CDS encoding right-handed parallel beta-helix repeat-containing protein, which yields MASVAPSAAVAQVREAGSWAAGSTDAGDSGGPTEAAVADLEERSGTITITEPGTVVDAMYVRGAINVQADDVTIKNSVVAYTGYHSIRVFPGAEGTRILDTDVHCMRTRTNGVVFGNYYAEGVALHGCRNDFMFSERKPADVVNSTVDGEPFETPGAPVPGTPEPSPEPSPEPSPEPTPEPSPEPSPEPSPEPSSEFPDESSTGVPSGVSLTSSDSLTITEDGTVIDGLHVRGTITVEADDVTIRNTLVQGGGGGYPIDVSSGVTGTLIEHVELDNLGSTGIGILMSGSGTVRHADIHSAEDGIRIQADGVTIEDSYIHDLQRQQGGHHDAIQIRSGDDVTIRGNNLQAYVASTDDPMNSAIQIGSLSGSDRISNLLVTGNLMNGGNYTINGGGRGEVDSATYSDNQFGRDFKFGVAGNLQNSDWDSSNVWADTGEPAR from the coding sequence GTGGCCTCCGTCGCGCCGTCGGCCGCGGTGGCCCAGGTGCGAGAGGCGGGTAGTTGGGCTGCCGGTTCCACCGATGCCGGTGACAGCGGCGGTCCGACCGAGGCAGCGGTCGCGGATCTTGAGGAGCGTTCCGGCACGATCACGATCACCGAACCGGGAACTGTCGTCGACGCCATGTACGTCCGCGGTGCCATCAATGTGCAGGCCGACGACGTGACGATCAAGAACTCGGTCGTCGCCTACACCGGATACCACAGCATCAGGGTCTTCCCCGGCGCCGAGGGCACGCGAATCCTCGACACCGACGTGCACTGCATGCGCACTCGCACCAACGGCGTGGTCTTCGGCAACTACTACGCCGAGGGAGTGGCGCTTCATGGGTGCCGCAACGACTTCATGTTCTCCGAGCGCAAGCCGGCGGACGTCGTGAACTCGACCGTGGACGGCGAGCCGTTCGAGACACCGGGAGCCCCCGTGCCCGGAACACCCGAGCCGAGCCCTGAGCCGAGCCCCGAGCCGAGCCCCGAGCCGACGCCGGAGCCGAGCCCTGAGCCGAGTCCGGAGCCGAGCCCCGAGCCGTCATCCGAGTTCCCGGACGAGAGCAGCACCGGCGTCCCGAGCGGGGTGAGCCTGACCTCCTCCGACAGCCTGACGATCACCGAGGACGGCACCGTCATCGACGGACTCCACGTCCGGGGCACGATCACCGTCGAGGCCGATGACGTGACCATCCGGAACACCCTGGTCCAGGGTGGTGGTGGCGGCTACCCCATCGATGTCAGCAGTGGCGTGACGGGCACGTTGATCGAGCACGTCGAGCTGGACAACCTGGGGAGCACCGGCATCGGGATCCTCATGAGCGGTAGCGGAACCGTCCGTCACGCGGACATCCACTCGGCGGAGGACGGCATCCGGATCCAGGCGGACGGTGTCACGATCGAGGACTCCTACATCCATGACCTGCAGCGTCAGCAGGGCGGTCACCACGACGCGATCCAGATCCGCAGCGGCGACGACGTCACGATCCGCGGCAACAACCTGCAGGCCTATGTGGCCTCGACGGACGATCCGATGAACTCGGCGATCCAGATCGGCTCGCTCTCCGGGAGCGACCGGATCTCGAATCTGCTGGTCACCGGGAACTTGATGAACGGCGGGAACTACACGATCAACGGTGGCGGCCGGGGTGAGGTCGACAGCGCGACGTACAGCGACAACCAGTTCGGCCGCGACTTCAAGTTCGGGGTGGCCGGCAATCTCCAGAACAGCGACTGGGACTCGTCCAACGTCTGGGCCGACACCGGAGAGCCGGCCCGGTAG
- a CDS encoding glycosyltransferase: MSHRADVVMITYRSAGYLHLSLPRLLETLGEHDRVWLWHNGDDEATIEALRPFVADARVHRYHHSRENVKLREPTSWLWRDSSARFVSKVDDDCLVAPGWLDTFTEAHDANPQFGVIGSWRHPPEDFRPELAARKIETFAGGHRLMRNLWVQGSGYLMPRALVDRHGTIGPEETFTDYCIRTARTGSVNGFYYPFVPEDHMDDPRSPHTLIRTDADLSARMPLSAAANGVSTVTEWTEQLRRSAAILQTASLDPRSYAGWRAKVRAGRRRLALLRGRPARW, translated from the coding sequence ATGAGCCATCGCGCCGACGTCGTCATGATCACCTACCGCAGCGCGGGGTACCTGCACCTGAGCCTGCCTCGCCTGCTGGAGACGCTGGGTGAGCACGACCGCGTCTGGCTGTGGCACAACGGTGACGACGAGGCCACGATCGAGGCGCTCCGGCCGTTCGTGGCGGACGCTCGAGTTCACCGTTACCACCACAGTCGCGAGAACGTGAAGCTCCGCGAGCCGACATCGTGGCTGTGGCGTGACTCCTCGGCACGGTTCGTGTCCAAGGTGGATGACGACTGCCTCGTCGCTCCGGGCTGGCTGGACACCTTCACCGAGGCGCACGACGCGAACCCGCAGTTCGGGGTGATCGGGAGCTGGCGCCATCCGCCCGAGGACTTCCGACCGGAGCTGGCCGCGCGCAAGATCGAGACATTCGCGGGCGGGCATCGGCTGATGCGCAACCTCTGGGTCCAGGGCAGCGGGTACCTGATGCCCCGAGCCCTGGTGGATCGCCACGGGACGATCGGCCCCGAGGAAACCTTCACCGACTACTGCATCCGGACCGCGCGAACTGGTTCCGTGAACGGCTTCTACTACCCGTTCGTGCCCGAGGATCACATGGATGATCCGCGCTCGCCGCACACGCTGATCCGGACCGATGCCGACCTCTCCGCACGGATGCCGTTGTCCGCCGCTGCGAACGGGGTCTCGACGGTAACCGAGTGGACGGAGCAGCTGCGCCGGAGCGCTGCCATCCTTCAGACAGCCTCCCTCGACCCGCGCAGCTACGCGGGCTGGCGTGCCAAGGTCCGGGCGGGGCGCCGCCGTCTCGCGCTCCTGCGGGGGCGCCCAGCCCGTTGGTGA